In a single window of the Candidatus Desulfatibia profunda genome:
- the gyrA gene encoding DNA gyrase subunit A, giving the protein MRQSEKMSEISIESEMKKSYLDYAMSVIIGRALPEVRDGFKPVHRRALFAMHELKNDWNKPYKKSARIVGDVIGKYHPHGDTAVYDTIVRMAQDFSLRYPLVDGQGNFGSIDGDPPAAMRYTEIRMMPLAHQMLEDLEKETVNFGPNYDESLTEPLVLPAKVPNLLINGSAGIAVGMATNIPPHNLSEVIEATKALIDNPELTWQDLLRYIPGPDFPTGGIIYGTKGIYEAYQSGRGIIRIRARALVEIDKRTQRETIIVTELPYQVNKAKLIEKIASLIRDKQIDGVKYVRDESDREGMRIALGLKKEQIAGVIINQLYKHTQMENSFGIIFLAVVNNQPQLLNLKKILECFIQHRKEIIIRRTRYDLGKAEARAHILEGLKIALEHLDQVVAMIRASTSPDEAKTRLTQTFALTVIQAQAILDMRLQRLTGLEREKIMEEYKRVLKDINWYKEILASERLVKNIIKDELSQLQQEFGDQRRTEIVETTKEITIEDMIVEEDMVVTVSNTGYIKRNPITLYRSQQRGGKGKTAMGVKDEDFVSHLFVASTHHTFLFFTNMGKVYWCKVYEIPQAGRQSRGKAIVNLLNLAQDEKLTTVLAVQSFDPGYHIIMATRNGLVKKTDLMAFSRPRAGGIIALSLMPGDELIAARITDGTWNVFLGSATGKSIRFHESDVRPTGRVAMGVRGLRLAPEDRIVSMEVLSHGQTLFTATENGYGKRTSIDEYPLQKRGGKGVITIKTSQRNGPVVGSLLVDDDDDLMLMADSGKLIRIAVSGISVISRNTQGVKLIGMMSGERVAGVARLAEKEDYLGE; this is encoded by the coding sequence GGTGATACCGCTGTTTATGACACCATTGTGCGGATGGCCCAGGATTTTTCTTTAAGATATCCCCTGGTAGACGGTCAGGGTAATTTCGGTTCCATAGACGGCGACCCGCCTGCTGCCATGCGTTATACCGAAATCAGAATGATGCCCCTGGCCCATCAGATGCTGGAAGATTTGGAAAAAGAGACCGTCAACTTCGGGCCCAACTATGATGAATCCTTAACAGAGCCTTTGGTGCTCCCGGCCAAAGTACCCAATCTTTTGATCAACGGTTCTGCGGGCATTGCCGTCGGTATGGCAACCAACATCCCGCCGCACAATCTTTCAGAAGTGATTGAAGCCACAAAGGCCCTCATCGACAACCCTGAACTGACATGGCAGGATCTTCTCCGTTACATACCGGGACCTGACTTTCCGACCGGCGGGATTATTTACGGGACCAAAGGAATTTATGAAGCCTATCAAAGCGGCCGCGGAATCATCCGGATACGGGCAAGAGCTCTGGTTGAAATTGACAAAAGAACTCAAAGAGAGACGATTATCGTTACCGAACTTCCCTATCAGGTGAACAAGGCCAAGCTTATCGAAAAGATAGCAAGCCTCATCCGAGACAAACAAATAGACGGCGTAAAATATGTGCGGGATGAATCCGACCGGGAAGGGATGCGGATCGCTCTGGGTTTAAAAAAAGAGCAAATTGCAGGAGTTATCATCAATCAACTCTACAAGCACACCCAGATGGAAAACAGCTTCGGTATTATCTTTCTGGCCGTTGTAAACAACCAGCCCCAGCTTTTGAACTTGAAAAAGATACTCGAGTGCTTCATCCAGCACCGCAAAGAGATCATCATCCGACGAACCCGGTATGATCTTGGAAAGGCCGAAGCGCGGGCCCATATTCTTGAAGGATTGAAGATTGCTCTTGAACATCTTGATCAGGTCGTTGCCATGATTCGGGCATCAACATCGCCGGACGAAGCCAAAACACGGCTGACCCAAACTTTCGCGCTGACCGTGATCCAGGCGCAGGCGATACTGGACATGCGCTTGCAGCGACTTACCGGCCTTGAACGCGAAAAAATAATGGAAGAATACAAACGTGTTCTCAAGGATATCAATTGGTACAAGGAAATCCTCGCCAGTGAGCGTCTGGTAAAAAACATCATCAAAGACGAACTCTCCCAACTGCAACAAGAGTTCGGAGACCAGCGCCGTACAGAGATCGTAGAGACGACAAAGGAAATCACCATCGAGGATATGATTGTTGAAGAGGACATGGTCGTTACCGTTTCCAACACCGGTTATATCAAACGGAACCCGATCACCCTTTACCGCAGCCAGCAACGTGGCGGCAAGGGTAAAACCGCCATGGGCGTAAAGGACGAAGATTTTGTCAGCCATCTTTTTGTGGCTTCTACCCATCATACCTTTCTGTTTTTTACAAATATGGGGAAAGTTTACTGGTGCAAGGTGTATGAAATTCCCCAGGCCGGCCGCCAGAGCCGCGGCAAAGCGATCGTCAATCTTCTTAACCTTGCTCAGGATGAAAAACTGACGACGGTGCTGGCAGTGCAATCATTTGACCCCGGCTACCATATTATTATGGCAACCCGCAACGGCCTGGTTAAAAAGACGGATCTGATGGCGTTCAGCCGACCCAGGGCAGGGGGTATTATTGCTTTGAGCCTGATGCCTGGTGACGAGTTGATTGCGGCCAGAATTACCGATGGCACCTGGAATGTTTTCTTGGGTTCGGCCACGGGCAAATCGATACGTTTTCACGAGTCCGATGTCCGTCCCACCGGCCGTGTCGCCATGGGCGTACGCGGACTGCGGCTTGCTCCGGAAGACCGAATTGTAAGCATGGAGGTTTTAAGCCATGGCCAGACGCTGTTTACCGCAACGGAAAATGGATACGGAAAGAGAACTTCCATTGATGAATATCCGCTTCAAAAACGTGGCGGCAAGGGGGTCATAACGATCAAAACCAGCCAGAGGAACGGACCGGTCGTCGGCAGCCTGCTTGTTGATGACGACGACGACCTGATGCTGATGGCGGACAGCGGAAAGCTGATACGCATCGCTGTGAGTGGCATTTCGGTGATCAGCCGCAATACACAAGGTGTCAAGCTCATCGGGATGATGTCCGGAGAAAGGGTCGCCGGTGTTGCCAGGCTTGCGGAAAAGGAAGATTATCTCGGCGAATGA
- a CDS encoding NAD(P)H-dependent glycerol-3-phosphate dehydrogenase encodes MEKRILVNDIKIGVVGAGSWGTALANLLGLKGYKIDLWVFEKEVKEQIETYGENRVFLPGFPLSDNLRPSNDIARVVSGKELVLLVVPSHVMRETAQKMSGHLSEETILVSAAKGIENKTHLTMSGVLKEVFFEIPESSFAVLSGPSFAREVAKKFPTVVTVASKDQQVAEYVQHVFATPYFRVYTSDDLIGVELGGAVKNVIAIAAGIIDGLGLGLNTRAALITRGLAEIRRLGIKLGANPHTFAGLAGVGDLVLTCTGDLSRNHTVGKKIGEGMKLNEILSEMRMVAEGVKTAKSVYNLSRKLGVEMPIAHEVYHMLYEGISPVEAGRRLMSRDLKQELDVEDA; translated from the coding sequence ATGGAAAAACGAATTCTTGTAAATGATATCAAAATCGGTGTTGTAGGGGCCGGTTCCTGGGGTACCGCCCTGGCGAATCTTTTAGGGTTAAAGGGTTATAAAATAGATCTGTGGGTATTTGAAAAGGAAGTAAAAGAGCAAATCGAAACCTACGGTGAAAACCGGGTTTTTCTTCCGGGTTTTCCGCTTTCGGACAATTTGAGGCCGTCCAACGATATCGCCCGGGTGGTTTCAGGAAAAGAACTTGTACTGCTTGTTGTTCCGTCGCACGTCATGCGGGAAACAGCCCAAAAAATGTCAGGTCATCTCTCTGAGGAGACGATCCTGGTATCGGCTGCCAAGGGTATTGAAAATAAAACCCATCTAACCATGTCCGGAGTGTTGAAAGAAGTCTTTTTTGAAATCCCGGAGAGTTCCTTTGCAGTTCTTTCCGGTCCGAGTTTTGCCCGTGAAGTCGCCAAGAAATTTCCCACCGTTGTTACGGTGGCATCGAAAGACCAACAGGTCGCCGAGTATGTTCAGCATGTTTTTGCCACTCCCTATTTCAGAGTCTATACCAGCGATGACCTTATCGGCGTTGAACTGGGCGGTGCCGTTAAAAATGTGATTGCCATCGCCGCCGGAATTATTGACGGCCTTGGGCTTGGATTAAATACCAGAGCCGCCCTGATCACCAGAGGTCTTGCAGAGATCCGCCGGCTGGGCATCAAGCTCGGTGCCAATCCGCACACGTTTGCAGGGCTTGCCGGTGTCGGTGATTTGGTGCTGACCTGCACCGGAGATCTCAGCAGGAACCACACCGTGGGGAAAAAAATAGGGGAAGGCATGAAGTTAAATGAGATCCTGTCGGAAATGCGTATGGTCGCAGAAGGCGTTAAAACCGCCAAGTCCGTTTACAACCTGTCGCGCAAGCTTGGTGTTGAGATGCCCATTGCCCACGAGGTCTACCACATGTTATATGAAGGTATTTCACCGGTCGAAGCCGGGCGCAGATTGATGAGCCGTGATCTTAAGCAGGAACTAGATGTTGAAGATGCATGA